Proteins from a single region of Chitinophagales bacterium:
- a CDS encoding cellulase family glycosylhydrolase, translated as MKNLLFALLFLPAMMQAQSKSAFVQVKDQSFLLNGSSYTFLGTNFWYGHHLGAYDTARLIRELDRLSAMGVKNLRILGSSEGPDEEPWRMSPALQTKPGVYNEALLKGMDKLLVEMRKRNMKAVVVLNNFWPWSGGMAQYRVWVNNTLRIPYPPPQPYGDWHRYQVFTALFYKEPEVITLFHNHVKFMIERVNSLSKIAYKNDPTIMSWQLCNEPRGMRQLDAFRDWIHNTAQLIKSIDKNHLVCAGVEGETNDAAYAGMDVIKDASSPFIDYTTAHLWVQNWNVYDPNRHELTYRNTVKYMQDYVRKHVALANKLNKPLVLEEFGIGRDKGSMDIAAGVKVRDNYYGKVFEEVIQLIQSNTALRGVNFWAWGGEGRPAKAGGYWKKGDDYIGDPPHEQQGWYSVYDTDKTTIQLIGEYAVKINSRN; from the coding sequence ATGAAAAACCTGCTTTTCGCTTTATTGTTTTTACCAGCCATGATGCAGGCGCAATCCAAATCTGCATTCGTTCAAGTAAAAGACCAGTCCTTTCTGCTGAATGGCTCCAGTTATACTTTTCTGGGCACCAATTTTTGGTATGGCCATCACCTTGGCGCATATGACACAGCGAGACTGATTCGTGAACTTGACAGATTATCTGCAATGGGTGTGAAAAATCTGCGTATCCTTGGCAGTAGCGAAGGTCCTGATGAAGAACCTTGGCGGATGTCGCCCGCATTACAAACCAAACCCGGCGTTTACAACGAAGCATTACTCAAGGGAATGGATAAACTGCTCGTGGAAATGCGTAAGCGCAACATGAAAGCAGTTGTTGTTCTCAATAATTTCTGGCCATGGAGTGGCGGGATGGCACAGTATCGTGTTTGGGTGAACAATACATTACGTATTCCCTATCCTCCTCCACAACCATATGGGGATTGGCATCGGTATCAGGTATTTACTGCACTTTTCTACAAGGAGCCAGAAGTAATTACACTCTTCCACAACCATGTAAAGTTTATGATTGAGCGAGTGAATAGCCTCTCGAAAATTGCTTATAAAAATGATCCCACCATCATGAGCTGGCAATTGTGTAATGAACCGAGAGGCATGCGGCAATTGGATGCATTCAGGGATTGGATACACAACACAGCACAACTCATTAAATCTATCGATAAGAACCACTTGGTTTGTGCAGGTGTGGAAGGCGAAACCAATGATGCAGCTTATGCAGGTATGGATGTAATAAAAGATGCCAGCTCTCCATTTATAGATTATACCACTGCACACTTATGGGTACAAAACTGGAATGTGTATGATCCTAACAGACATGAACTGACTTATCGTAATACCGTCAAATACATGCAGGATTATGTACGCAAACATGTTGCTTTAGCGAACAAGTTGAATAAACCATTGGTATTGGAAGAGTTTGGCATTGGCCGAGATAAGGGAAGCATGGATATAGCAGCAGGAGTTAAAGTGCGTGACAATTACTACGGCAAGGTTTTTGAAGAAGTGATACAGTTGATTCAAAGCAATACAGCACTGCGTGGTGTGAATTTCTGGGCTTGGGGAGGAGAAGGCAGACCAGCAAAAGCCGGTGGATACTGGAAAAAGGGTGATGATTATATTGGGGATCCACCACATGAGCAACAAGGCTGGTATAGTGTGTATGACACCGACAAAACCACCATTCAGCTGATTGGTGAATATGCAGTGAAGATCAACTCACGAAACTGA
- the lpxA gene encoding acyl-ACP--UDP-N-acetylglucosamine O-acyltransferase, with product MTHPFTYIDPNAKIAPNVKIDPFTVIHGDVVIGEGTWIGSNVTIMDGTRIGKNCRIFPGAVLGAVPQDLKFSGEKTTAEVGDNTTIREFVTINRGTNDRGRTKVGSNCLIMAYSHIAHDCIVGNNCIISNSSQMAGHVTMGDWAIIAGVSAVHQFVNIGQHAYIGGGSLVSKDVPPYIKAVRTPLSYGGVNSVGLKRRGFSHNQINHILDIYRIIYNKGMNTSQALEYIEEEVSASDERDEILTFIRESGRGIIKRFTKGATDED from the coding sequence ATGACACATCCTTTTACCTACATAGACCCTAACGCCAAAATTGCGCCCAACGTAAAAATCGATCCCTTCACGGTGATTCATGGTGACGTAGTGATTGGCGAGGGCACCTGGATTGGCAGTAATGTAACCATCATGGATGGTACACGCATTGGTAAGAACTGCCGCATCTTCCCAGGTGCTGTTTTGGGTGCTGTTCCTCAGGATTTGAAGTTTAGCGGTGAAAAAACCACCGCCGAAGTAGGTGACAATACCACCATCCGTGAATTTGTAACCATCAATAGAGGTACCAACGATAGAGGCAGAACAAAAGTTGGTAGCAATTGCTTGATTATGGCATACAGCCATATTGCACATGATTGTATTGTTGGCAATAATTGCATCATCAGTAACAGCTCACAAATGGCAGGCCATGTAACTATGGGTGATTGGGCCATCATTGCCGGTGTTTCTGCTGTTCACCAGTTTGTCAATATCGGACAGCATGCCTATATCGGCGGAGGTAGTCTCGTGAGCAAAGATGTACCGCCTTATATCAAAGCAGTACGCACACCTTTGAGCTATGGCGGTGTAAATAGTGTGGGTTTGAAGCGCAGAGGATTTAGCCACAATCAAATCAACCATATCCTTGATATCTACCGCATCATCTACAACAAAGGCATGAATACATCTCAGGCTTTGGAATACATTGAAGAAGAAGTGAGTGCCAGTGATGAACGCGATGAAATCCTGACTTTTATTCGCGAAAGTGGCCGAGGTATTATTAAGCGCTTCACCAAAGGCGCTACAGACGAAGATTAA
- a CDS encoding ABC transporter ATP-binding protein, whose amino-acid sequence MTIRLADAGKRFNREWIFRRLSYVFEQGQSYAIIGANGSGKSTLLQVIAGAMNPSEGQCVYSNNDTTIDNELIFQQTAIAAPYLELIEEMTAKEFLDFHQQFKPFQTGFSTDSILEAISMQHAADKQIRYYSSGMKQRIKLAQAIFTDTPALLLDEPCTNLDQQGYALYHQLIRDYCKNKLIIVCSNDTQEYDFCTHQLNIMQYKQA is encoded by the coding sequence ATCACCATCCGCTTAGCCGATGCAGGTAAACGATTCAACAGGGAATGGATCTTCCGTAGGTTAAGCTATGTCTTTGAGCAAGGACAATCCTATGCCATCATTGGTGCCAATGGTAGTGGTAAAAGCACGCTACTACAGGTCATTGCCGGTGCCATGAATCCTAGCGAAGGACAATGTGTGTATTCCAATAATGATACAACCATTGATAACGAACTGATCTTTCAGCAAACAGCTATTGCTGCACCATATCTCGAATTAATTGAAGAAATGACGGCGAAAGAGTTTCTGGACTTTCACCAGCAGTTCAAACCCTTTCAAACTGGATTCAGTACAGATAGTATTCTGGAAGCTATCAGCATGCAGCATGCAGCAGACAAGCAAATCCGCTATTATAGTAGCGGCATGAAGCAGCGCATCAAATTAGCTCAGGCCATTTTTACAGATACACCTGCATTGCTTCTTGATGAGCCTTGTACCAATCTTGACCAGCAAGGCTATGCTTTGTACCATCAACTCATTCGCGACTATTGTAAAAACAAATTGATTATCGTTTGCAGCAACGATACGCAGGAATACGATTTCTGCACCCACCAGCTCAATATCATGCAATACAAGCAGGCCTGA
- the tsaE gene encoding tRNA (adenosine(37)-N6)-threonylcarbamoyltransferase complex ATPase subunit type 1 TsaE → MDMIFTHDQLRFVVAAAWKTHQKQKVWAFHAPMGAGKTTFIHALCQELGVAEAVTSPTFAIINEYKAKAQTILHMDWYRLADTEEAEAAGVGAALDSGALCLIEWPEKAPELLPDDTLHIHIEVLDAQTRRIYTSD, encoded by the coding sequence ATGGATATGATTTTTACGCATGATCAGTTGCGTTTTGTGGTGGCGGCAGCGTGGAAAACCCATCAGAAGCAAAAGGTATGGGCATTTCATGCACCTATGGGAGCCGGTAAAACCACCTTTATCCACGCTTTGTGCCAGGAATTAGGGGTTGCCGAAGCTGTTACAAGCCCCACTTTCGCCATTATCAATGAATACAAAGCAAAAGCACAAACCATTCTGCATATGGATTGGTACCGATTAGCGGATACCGAAGAGGCAGAAGCTGCTGGTGTGGGTGCCGCATTAGATTCGGGTGCATTATGCCTTATAGAATGGCCAGAAAAAGCACCGGAGCTATTGCCGGATGATACATTGCATATTCATATCGAGGTCCTGGATGCGCAGACCAGAAGAATCTATACGTCTGACTGA
- a CDS encoding RecQ family ATP-dependent DNA helicase, which produces MHASPTSILAKYWGHTSFRGNQQAIIDAVLANKDVLALLPTGGGKSICFQVPALMKEGVTLVISPLLALMKDQVNALQQKGIPAAAIHSGMKYTEVTDTLKQTAAGKFKLLYVSPERLESRLFQDYADLLNISLIAVDEAHCISQWGYDFRPAYLRIKILRSWLPDTPLIALTATATPAVQEDICTQLQIPKANKFVQSFLKPQLSFSVNKVDSKINRCIDILSKLSGSAIIYCNSRRQTQQVAQLLGMQQIKVAYYHAGLSHEERNFVQEQWLQNEIRVIVCTNAFGMGIDKPDVQLVIHYNLPDCLENYYQEAGRAGRNGQRAYAVALYQQEDIQVLQQLPEQRYPPVQLIKHVYQCIADYVQLPVGLGEGERFDFDLQQFTELFQLESNTTVQCLKTLEQEGHILLTEGGLIPSKLVFTADRELLESIENGYPNLDPLVKTLLRTYEGILHHPASVYERQLARLLQTSATVIVQQIQQLDALGVVEYLPRKESPQIQFLLNRAPAAHLHIDLDRYHARKKAFIERLVQLLGYIAETKGCRNQYIAAYFGETSQTRCGICDNCLQQQKQSGTNKSIKEHIDQYLLSASDPTIKDLFALLVNHQESEIWQHLDFLVNERQILIDEQGRILKQA; this is translated from the coding sequence ATGCATGCTTCACCCACCAGCATATTAGCCAAGTACTGGGGCCATACTTCTTTCAGAGGTAACCAACAGGCCATTATTGATGCTGTTCTTGCCAATAAGGATGTGCTGGCTTTATTACCCACGGGTGGTGGTAAATCAATTTGCTTTCAGGTACCAGCCCTCATGAAGGAGGGTGTTACATTGGTGATCAGTCCGCTCCTTGCCCTGATGAAAGATCAAGTGAATGCATTGCAGCAAAAGGGGATTCCAGCAGCTGCCATTCACAGCGGCATGAAATACACAGAAGTTACAGACACGCTAAAACAGACTGCTGCCGGTAAATTCAAGTTGTTGTATGTATCGCCAGAGCGATTGGAATCCAGATTATTTCAGGATTATGCAGACTTGCTCAATATCAGCTTAATAGCAGTTGATGAAGCACACTGCATTTCACAGTGGGGTTATGATTTTAGACCGGCCTATCTGCGCATTAAAATTTTAAGAAGCTGGCTGCCTGATACACCACTGATTGCACTCACTGCTACAGCTACACCAGCAGTGCAAGAAGATATCTGCACACAACTGCAAATACCCAAGGCAAATAAATTTGTACAGAGTTTTCTCAAGCCCCAATTGTCCTTTTCAGTTAATAAGGTAGACAGTAAAATCAACAGATGCATTGATATACTCAGTAAACTGTCTGGCTCTGCTATCATCTATTGCAATAGCAGAAGACAAACCCAACAAGTAGCACAATTGCTAGGCATGCAGCAAATCAAAGTGGCCTATTATCATGCCGGACTAAGCCACGAAGAAAGAAATTTTGTACAGGAACAATGGCTGCAGAATGAGATCAGGGTAATTGTATGCACCAATGCATTCGGTATGGGTATTGATAAGCCGGATGTACAATTGGTGATTCATTACAATTTGCCCGACTGCCTGGAGAATTATTACCAGGAAGCAGGCCGTGCAGGCAGGAACGGACAACGTGCCTATGCAGTTGCGCTCTATCAACAAGAAGATATTCAGGTATTACAGCAATTACCTGAACAACGTTATCCGCCTGTTCAGCTAATCAAGCACGTATACCAATGTATTGCAGATTATGTGCAGTTGCCGGTTGGCCTTGGAGAAGGTGAACGTTTTGATTTTGATCTGCAACAGTTTACTGAACTGTTTCAGTTAGAAAGTAACACTACTGTACAATGCCTCAAAACCCTGGAACAAGAAGGGCATATACTTTTAACCGAAGGCGGATTGATTCCATCCAAACTGGTTTTCACTGCAGACAGAGAACTACTTGAGTCGATAGAAAACGGGTATCCAAATCTGGATCCCTTGGTAAAAACATTGTTGCGTACTTATGAGGGCATCCTGCATCATCCGGCATCTGTCTATGAAAGGCAACTGGCCAGATTACTTCAAACCAGTGCAACAGTGATCGTACAACAGATACAACAATTAGATGCGCTGGGCGTTGTGGAGTATCTGCCAAGAAAAGAAAGTCCGCAAATACAATTCTTACTCAATCGTGCGCCGGCAGCGCATTTGCATATTGACCTGGATCGTTATCATGCCAGAAAAAAAGCTTTTATAGAGCGACTGGTACAGTTACTCGGCTATATCGCCGAAACCAAAGGTTGCAGAAACCAATACATCGCTGCTTATTTTGGTGAAACCAGCCAAACAAGATGTGGTATTTGCGATAATTGCCTACAACAACAAAAACAATCCGGCACAAATAAATCCATCAAAGAACATATCGATCAATATCTATTATCTGCCTCAGATCCAACTATAAAAGACTTGTTTGCTTTGTTGGTCAATCACCAAGAATCGGAAATATGGCAACACCTTGATTTCTTAGTAAATGAGCGCCAAATCCTGATTGATGAACAGGGCAGAATTCTTAAGCAAGCATAA
- a CDS encoding DUF853 family protein, whose protein sequence is MSTVAAFTESVKNGYQFKGTHVKIGKAMFDGAVTEADVFLPLKTMNRHGLIAGATGTGKTKTLQMISECLSDHSVPVLLMDIKGDLSGIAAAGSANEKLQSRAQLLGIDWQPAAYPVELMTLSDQPGVRLRATVSEFGPVLLSKILGLNDTQGGLVAMIFKYCDDNKMPLVDLKDFTKVLQFVSDEGKAELEKTYGKISTTSTGTILRKVIELQQQGADVFFGEKSFEVDDLMRINEEGKGMISVLRVTDMQDRPKLFSTFMLQLLAELYASSPEEGDLDQPKLVLFIDEAHLVFNEASDALLQQLETVIKLIRSKGIGIFFCTQNPQDIPAAILGQLGLKVQHALRAFTAADRKTIKQAAENFPETAFYDTAELLTQLGIGEAFVTLLNEKGIPTPLVHTMLCPPKSRMDILTDAEIDSIISKSKLVRKYGEVIDPESAYEILTRKLEAAAAQEASQQAEEKPSSRKAEPKEQTIFDNPVVKQIGRTAASVITRSLLGALGLGGRTSRKKSVW, encoded by the coding sequence ATGTCAACGGTTGCAGCATTTACAGAATCAGTTAAAAACGGCTATCAGTTTAAAGGCACACATGTAAAAATTGGTAAAGCCATGTTTGATGGGGCTGTTACCGAAGCCGATGTTTTCCTGCCTTTAAAAACCATGAATCGCCATGGGTTAATTGCCGGTGCGACCGGAACTGGTAAGACCAAGACCCTGCAGATGATCAGCGAATGTTTGAGTGATCATAGTGTGCCGGTATTGCTGATGGATATCAAGGGCGATCTCAGTGGTATTGCTGCAGCAGGTTCAGCGAATGAAAAATTACAATCACGTGCACAACTATTAGGTATTGATTGGCAACCTGCTGCTTATCCGGTGGAGTTGATGACCTTGAGTGATCAGCCCGGTGTGCGTTTGCGCGCAACCGTAAGTGAGTTTGGTCCGGTATTGCTAAGCAAGATTTTAGGTTTAAACGATACGCAGGGTGGCTTGGTAGCCATGATTTTTAAATATTGCGATGACAATAAAATGCCCTTGGTTGATCTGAAAGACTTTACCAAGGTCTTGCAGTTTGTAAGTGATGAAGGCAAGGCGGAATTGGAGAAAACCTATGGTAAAATATCTACAACCTCTACCGGTACGATTCTGCGTAAAGTAATTGAACTGCAGCAGCAGGGTGCAGATGTGTTTTTTGGAGAGAAGAGTTTTGAAGTAGATGATTTGATGCGCATCAATGAAGAAGGTAAGGGTATGATTAGCGTATTGCGTGTAACGGATATGCAGGACAGACCCAAGCTGTTCTCCACCTTCATGTTGCAACTATTGGCAGAATTGTATGCGTCTTCTCCGGAAGAAGGCGATTTGGATCAACCCAAGTTGGTCTTGTTTATTGATGAAGCACATTTGGTTTTTAATGAAGCCAGTGATGCTTTGTTACAGCAGTTGGAAACAGTCATCAAGCTTATCCGCTCCAAGGGTATTGGTATATTTTTCTGTACGCAAAATCCGCAGGATATTCCTGCTGCGATTTTAGGACAGTTGGGTTTGAAAGTGCAGCATGCACTGCGTGCGTTTACTGCTGCAGATAGGAAAACGATTAAACAGGCTGCGGAGAATTTTCCTGAAACAGCGTTTTATGATACGGCTGAACTGCTGACGCAGCTGGGTATTGGTGAAGCTTTTGTTACCTTATTGAATGAAAAAGGTATTCCAACACCATTGGTGCATACGATGCTTTGTCCGCCCAAAAGCAGAATGGATATACTGACAGATGCAGAGATTGATAGCATTATTTCCAAGAGTAAGCTGGTGCGCAAATATGGTGAAGTAATTGATCCGGAAAGTGCGTATGAAATACTCACGCGTAAACTAGAAGCTGCAGCGGCTCAGGAAGCTAGTCAGCAGGCTGAAGAAAAGCCTTCATCCCGCAAAGCGGAACCAAAGGAGCAAACCATTTTCGACAATCCTGTTGTAAAACAGATTGGCAGAACCGCTGCCAGTGTGATTACCAGAAGCTTGTTGGGCGCATTAGGTCTGGGTGGCAGAACCAGTAGAAAAAAATCAGTCTGGTAG
- a CDS encoding alanine dehydrogenase, which translates to MAANKPVISTSFSYETLEETLDIKPQGAKLHIGIPKEIAFQENRVSLIPDAVSVLVSNGHEVTVEHNAGASSHYTDKEYAEAGAKIVYDRAEVMKAPILSKSAPVVEEDLPLLQLNQTIISPIHLSALKKEHIEKMMEKRITALSYENMKDASGTYPIVRSMSEIAGSAVMLIAGQYLSSFNKGKGVLLGGISGIPPTKVVIIGAGIVGEFATRNALALGASVKVFDNNVYRLKQLQNNLGQRVWTSVLEPRILAKQLKTCEVAVGALSNEFGRAPVVVTEEMVAAMRPGSIIIDVAIDRGGCFETSELTSHESPTFVQHDVIHYCVPNIPSGFARTASQAISSVLMPLLLEISDEGGMEEKVWHDFNLREGIYMFKGALTDFYISQKFDLKYTDLNLLIASRG; encoded by the coding sequence ATGGCTGCAAATAAACCTGTGATTAGTACCTCCTTCAGTTATGAAACCCTGGAAGAAACTTTGGATATCAAACCACAGGGTGCAAAACTGCATATTGGTATTCCAAAGGAGATTGCCTTTCAGGAGAATCGTGTATCCCTGATTCCTGATGCGGTGAGTGTGCTGGTGAGTAACGGACATGAAGTAACCGTTGAGCACAATGCAGGTGCTTCTAGTCATTATACCGATAAAGAATACGCCGAAGCAGGTGCTAAAATTGTTTACGACAGGGCAGAGGTGATGAAAGCCCCCATCTTGTCCAAGAGTGCGCCGGTAGTTGAAGAAGATTTGCCCTTATTGCAATTGAACCAAACCATTATTTCACCCATTCATTTGTCTGCCCTCAAGAAAGAGCATATTGAGAAGATGATGGAGAAGCGTATTACTGCGCTGAGCTATGAAAATATGAAGGATGCCAGTGGTACCTATCCCATTGTGCGCAGCATGAGTGAGATTGCAGGTAGTGCGGTGATGCTGATTGCGGGCCAGTACCTCAGTAGTTTCAATAAAGGGAAGGGTGTTTTATTGGGCGGCATCAGCGGTATTCCGCCAACCAAGGTGGTGATTATTGGTGCTGGTATTGTAGGCGAGTTTGCTACTAGAAATGCTTTAGCACTTGGTGCGAGTGTAAAAGTGTTTGACAACAATGTCTATCGTTTAAAGCAATTGCAGAATAATCTCGGTCAGCGTGTTTGGACCAGTGTGCTTGAACCTCGCATTCTTGCTAAGCAGTTGAAGACTTGCGAGGTAGCTGTAGGTGCACTTAGTAACGAGTTTGGCCGAGCGCCAGTGGTTGTAACAGAAGAGATGGTGGCCGCGATGCGTCCCGGCAGTATCATCATTGATGTGGCTATTGATCGTGGCGGTTGCTTTGAAACCAGTGAACTCACCAGTCATGAAAGTCCCACATTCGTACAGCATGATGTAATACATTATTGTGTGCCGAATATTCCGAGTGGATTTGCGCGTACTGCTAGTCAGGCCATCAGTAGTGTCTTAATGCCATTGTTACTTGAGATCAGTGATGAAGGTGGTATGGAAGAAAAAGTATGGCATGATTTCAACCTGCGCGAAGGCATTTATATGTTCAAGGGAGCATTAACTGATTTTTATATCAGTCAGAAATTTGATTTGAAATATACCGACTTGAATCTGCTGATTGCCAGCAGAGGCTAG
- the cadA gene encoding cadmium-translocating P-type ATPase: MEKVSWKVNGMDCTNCALTIHKYLEQKGLQQVKVNFIGGDVSFQLDEQHSKEEIAKGIHKLGYEVESAEIPATPKKKFWFTNHLQRFWFCLVFTAPLMLHMIPGLHIHWLMNPIVQLALTIPVYIVGMEFFGRSAFNSLTKGVPNMNVLIVIGATAAFVYSLYGTIIGEAEKYLFYETTATIITLVFMGNYLEDRSVQTTQAALKKLAVSQKVMANMIAYDEQHQEHVFPVESTSLKVGDLVLIRTGEPVPMDCKILWGDASVNEAIITGESIPVEKKMNDTLIGGSLIENGQVKAYITAVGEDTVLSNILRLVKDAQTEKPPVQLLADKISAIFVPAVVSIALATLAINYFFTDHGFTESLLRSIAVLVIACPCAMGLATPAAVAVGLGRSARNGVLFKNARSLEVFKDVKQVVFDKTGTLTTGKFRIAAFQTTIDETEFKRIVASLEKYSNHPIAKSITNQWKFKPDIRWSSIDEVKGMGMQATDKEGNQFIAGAYKAAAKLTNEANHNIYVIKNGELIGWVDMQDDIREEAKTIVNSLHQMGIKTILLSGDKLDKCQQVAQQLGIDEVIAEQTPEQKLAKIAELNSIAPVAMVGDGINDAPALAKATVGISLSEASQLAMQSAQVVLMNHGLKNLPLSLGLGKHTYLTIKQNLFWAFAYNIVAIPVAAFGFLSPTFGALIMGLSDVVLAVNSVRLNWKKVA, encoded by the coding sequence ATGGAAAAAGTGAGCTGGAAGGTAAATGGCATGGATTGCACAAACTGTGCACTGACCATACACAAATACCTGGAACAAAAAGGACTGCAACAGGTAAAGGTGAATTTTATTGGTGGGGATGTGAGTTTTCAATTGGATGAACAACACTCAAAAGAAGAGATTGCCAAAGGGATTCACAAACTCGGGTACGAAGTAGAGTCTGCAGAAATTCCCGCAACACCCAAAAAGAAATTTTGGTTTACCAATCACCTGCAACGCTTTTGGTTTTGTTTGGTATTTACTGCGCCTTTGATGTTACACATGATTCCAGGCCTGCATATTCACTGGCTGATGAATCCCATTGTGCAACTTGCACTCACCATCCCTGTCTATATCGTAGGCATGGAATTTTTTGGCAGAAGTGCTTTTAACAGCCTCACCAAGGGTGTGCCCAATATGAATGTGCTGATTGTTATTGGTGCTACAGCTGCATTTGTGTACAGCTTATATGGTACCATTATCGGTGAAGCAGAAAAATATTTATTCTATGAAACCACCGCCACCATCATCACTCTGGTATTCATGGGCAATTATCTGGAAGACAGATCTGTACAAACTACACAAGCTGCCTTGAAAAAGTTGGCAGTGAGCCAGAAAGTAATGGCCAATATGATTGCTTATGATGAACAACATCAGGAGCATGTGTTTCCGGTAGAAAGTACTTCACTGAAAGTAGGTGATCTCGTACTAATTCGTACCGGCGAGCCTGTACCTATGGACTGTAAAATTCTCTGGGGCGATGCAAGTGTAAATGAAGCCATCATTACTGGGGAAAGTATTCCTGTTGAAAAGAAAATGAATGATACCCTGATCGGTGGATCTTTGATTGAAAACGGACAAGTAAAAGCATATATAACTGCAGTTGGCGAAGACACTGTATTGAGCAATATCCTCCGACTCGTAAAAGATGCGCAAACAGAAAAACCACCGGTTCAATTATTGGCAGATAAAATCAGTGCCATATTTGTTCCTGCCGTAGTGAGTATTGCACTTGCTACCCTAGCCATCAACTATTTTTTTACTGATCACGGCTTTACGGAAAGTTTATTGAGAAGTATTGCTGTATTGGTTATTGCCTGCCCTTGCGCCATGGGGCTTGCCACACCAGCAGCTGTTGCCGTAGGCTTGGGCCGTTCGGCCCGCAATGGTGTATTGTTCAAAAATGCAAGAAGTCTGGAAGTATTTAAGGATGTGAAGCAAGTGGTTTTTGATAAAACTGGTACACTCACCACAGGAAAGTTTCGCATTGCAGCTTTTCAAACAACCATTGACGAAACCGAATTCAAACGCATTGTAGCTTCTTTAGAAAAATACTCCAACCACCCAATCGCCAAATCCATCACAAATCAGTGGAAATTCAAACCGGATATTCGCTGGTCTTCTATTGATGAAGTAAAAGGCATGGGTATGCAGGCTACAGATAAAGAAGGCAATCAATTTATAGCAGGTGCATATAAAGCAGCTGCCAAACTAACCAATGAAGCCAACCACAACATTTACGTAATCAAAAATGGTGAATTGATTGGCTGGGTGGATATGCAGGATGATATTAGAGAAGAAGCCAAGACCATCGTGAACAGCCTTCATCAGATGGGTATCAAAACAATTTTACTGAGTGGCGACAAGCTGGACAAATGCCAACAGGTTGCGCAGCAACTGGGTATTGACGAAGTGATTGCGGAACAAACACCGGAGCAGAAACTCGCAAAAATCGCTGAACTCAATAGCATAGCACCTGTAGCCATGGTTGGCGATGGCATCAATGACGCGCCAGCATTGGCCAAAGCTACCGTCGGTATTTCCCTGAGTGAAGCTTCGCAGCTTGCCATGCAAAGTGCACAGGTAGTGCTGATGAATCATGGCCTAAAGAATTTACCACTTTCATTGGGGCTTGGTAAACATACTTATCTCACCATCAAACAAAACCTGTTCTGGGCATTTGCCTATAACATTGTAGCAATACCCGTTGCTGCTTTCGGATTCTTAAGTCCAACATTCGGCGCCCTGATTATGGGTTTAAGCGATGTTGTACTAGCTGTAAACAGTGTTCGCCTGAATTGGAAAAAAGTGGCTTAA